The following proteins are co-located in the Gordonia polyisoprenivorans genome:
- a CDS encoding phosphoenolpyruvate synthase: MEPLEQTAADRTARDRPGGPHGVAGDPGGKARGLVRLADIGVAVPEWVVLGADLFERYVTATGLTNLRELVNSAEDERSAQRYAADLRERILASPTPGDIDDAIDAAWLRLGGGPVAVRSSVAAEDGADLSYAGQFETYLNVTGTQDISLRVRHCWASAYAARVLTYGWARGVHDVGAIAVVLQRQLDPWTSGVVFTANPMTGARDEMVVSAVYGLGEGLVSGAVDADTVIVGSDGSVRDTTVGDKDFRVVTLPGGGVASVVVDDAERRRAVLTDGQIRELVATAERVERALGGPQDIEWAFDGAGLWLLQARPITTVKTPAPPSRPVSDRLIRGAGECVADDDLRIWDNSNIIESFNGITSPLTYTTAADIYGRVYRGYAESMHLPRAALAQIDTWTPVMLGCFHGRVYYNLLHWYRMVGIAPGHALNRKVLEAALGVAQPLDKDLARTLKPYSLANPIRRLAVRAVTTAVYLRRMRDIDDLVEDFLTEFYRVYDHFENLDVDTMTGEQAYRTYREVEGDLVRRWGPLMVLDAILLTLTGAMYLLTKIFLPRAPEWFLYAVVGPGADVESAEPARAMAALADLVSADPDVRELVTTAEPASIRRALHEGGHDTVAAAVEDYLQRYGYRSLDELKLEVPDLREDPSSVFVMLRSALARNAESAAPPDPGTHSDPAMRSLGPPPESAQQYLDAHLHGLRRRTYDALRGKLSRCAAHRERLRFARTRAFGMVKRLIRVMGRDLAERGVLDDFTDVFELTVTELRECYESGPPDDVTAMVCARRSARHADSTLIAPERFETRGQRFDDEALAAQGWTPVAETAAAPAGSVLAGAPSCAGSAEATAHVVTEPIGVDGGILVAYRTDPGWVAALPSASALVIERGSPLTHVAIVARELGIPTVVQLRDATALLRTGMRVRVDGTAGTVTVVTDAPQPTDTAPDDPPSSATTTPDGARLERTPDHA, from the coding sequence GTGGAGCCATTGGAACAGACAGCGGCAGATCGGACAGCACGGGACCGACCGGGCGGTCCGCACGGTGTCGCGGGAGACCCCGGCGGGAAAGCGCGCGGGCTGGTACGGCTGGCCGACATCGGCGTCGCCGTTCCCGAGTGGGTGGTGCTCGGTGCGGATCTGTTCGAAAGGTATGTGACGGCAACAGGTCTCACGAATCTGAGGGAGCTGGTGAACTCGGCCGAGGACGAGCGCTCGGCACAGCGGTATGCGGCAGACCTACGGGAGCGAATTCTGGCGTCGCCGACGCCCGGCGACATCGACGATGCAATCGACGCGGCGTGGTTGCGGCTCGGCGGGGGACCGGTGGCGGTGCGGTCATCGGTGGCGGCCGAGGACGGTGCCGACCTCTCGTACGCAGGCCAGTTCGAGACCTACCTCAATGTCACCGGAACACAGGATATCTCGCTCCGGGTGCGTCACTGCTGGGCGTCGGCGTATGCGGCGCGGGTGCTCACCTACGGGTGGGCGCGCGGGGTCCACGACGTCGGTGCGATCGCCGTGGTGCTGCAGCGACAGCTCGATCCGTGGACCAGTGGCGTCGTGTTCACCGCCAATCCGATGACCGGTGCGCGTGACGAGATGGTCGTCAGCGCGGTGTACGGACTCGGGGAGGGGCTCGTCTCCGGCGCCGTCGACGCCGACACCGTCATCGTCGGTTCCGACGGGTCGGTGCGCGATACGACCGTCGGGGACAAGGACTTCCGGGTCGTCACGCTGCCCGGTGGTGGCGTCGCGAGCGTCGTCGTCGACGACGCCGAGCGGCGGCGCGCGGTTCTGACCGACGGCCAGATACGGGAACTCGTCGCGACCGCCGAGCGGGTCGAGAGGGCCCTCGGTGGACCCCAGGACATCGAATGGGCCTTCGACGGTGCGGGTCTGTGGTTGCTGCAGGCCCGCCCGATCACCACCGTGAAGACCCCCGCGCCTCCGTCGAGACCGGTGTCGGACCGGCTGATCCGCGGTGCGGGCGAGTGTGTGGCCGACGACGATCTGCGAATCTGGGACAACTCCAACATCATCGAGAGCTTCAACGGGATCACCTCGCCCCTGACCTACACGACTGCCGCCGACATCTACGGTCGCGTCTACCGCGGCTACGCCGAGTCGATGCATCTGCCGCGAGCGGCACTCGCCCAGATCGACACCTGGACGCCGGTGATGCTGGGCTGTTTTCACGGACGTGTGTATTACAACCTGCTTCACTGGTACCGGATGGTCGGCATCGCGCCGGGGCATGCCCTCAACCGCAAGGTCCTCGAGGCCGCGCTCGGAGTCGCCCAACCACTCGACAAGGACCTGGCGCGAACGCTCAAGCCCTACTCCCTGGCCAACCCGATCCGGCGGCTCGCCGTGCGAGCGGTCACCACGGCAGTGTACCTCCGTCGGATGCGCGACATCGACGACCTCGTCGAGGACTTCCTCACCGAGTTCTATCGCGTCTACGACCACTTCGAGAACCTCGATGTGGACACCATGACCGGTGAACAGGCCTATCGCACCTATCGCGAGGTGGAGGGCGATCTGGTTCGCCGATGGGGCCCGCTGATGGTTCTCGACGCCATCCTGCTCACCCTGACCGGCGCGATGTATCTGTTGACCAAGATCTTTCTGCCCAGGGCGCCCGAATGGTTCCTCTACGCCGTCGTCGGACCGGGCGCCGACGTCGAGTCCGCCGAACCGGCCCGGGCGATGGCCGCACTCGCCGACCTGGTGTCCGCGGACCCCGACGTCCGAGAACTTGTCACCACCGCCGAACCCGCCTCGATCCGCCGTGCCCTGCACGAAGGCGGCCACGATACGGTCGCCGCAGCGGTGGAGGACTACCTGCAGCGCTACGGATACCGAAGTCTCGACGAACTGAAGCTCGAAGTCCCCGACCTGCGTGAGGATCCGTCGTCGGTGTTCGTCATGCTGCGCAGCGCACTGGCGCGCAACGCGGAATCGGCCGCACCTCCCGACCCGGGCACGCATTCGGATCCGGCCATGCGCTCCCTCGGTCCGCCGCCGGAGTCCGCCCAGCAGTACCTCGACGCCCACCTGCACGGACTGCGTCGCCGGACGTATGACGCGCTGCGCGGCAAACTATCCCGGTGCGCCGCACATCGCGAGCGGCTGCGATTCGCTCGCACAAGGGCTTTCGGCATGGTCAAACGGTTGATCCGCGTGATGGGTCGCGACCTCGCCGAGCGTGGGGTGCTCGACGACTTCACCGACGTCTTCGAGCTGACCGTGACCGAACTCCGCGAATGTTACGAATCGGGCCCACCCGACGATGTAACGGCCATGGTGTGCGCACGCAGATCGGCCCGCCACGCGGACTCGACCCTGATCGCGCCGGAACGCTTCGAGACCCGCGGACAGCGGTTCGACGACGAGGCACTCGCCGCGCAGGGCTGGACTCCCGTGGCCGAGACCGCCGCTGCGCCTGCGGGATCGGTGCTCGCGGGCGCCCCGTCGTGTGCGGGATCGGCCGAGGCGACCGCCCATGTGGTGACCGAACCGATCGGCGTCGACGGCGGGATCCTCGTGGCCTATCGCACCGACCCCGGGTGGGTGGCCGCACTGCCGTCCGCCTCGGCACTGGTCATCGAACGCGGCAGCCCGCTGACCCACGTAGCCATCGTCGCCCGCGAACTCGGCATCCCGACAGTGGTGCAACTCCGTGACGCGACGGCGTTGCTGCGCACCGGGATGCGGGTGCGCGTCGACGGCACCGCGGGAACCGTGACGGTCGTGACGGACGCGCCGCAACCGACCGATACCGCACCCGACGACCCGCCATCGTCGGCCACCACCACCCCGGACGGGGCGCGACTCGAGAGGACCCCCGACCATGCGTGA